In the genome of Streptomyces sp. P3, the window CGGGGAATGGAAAGTGGTGGAGCCGACGGACCAGACTTGCAGTAGGTGAGTGATGAGGTGACGCAGGAAGGTAGTCCATCCCGGGCGGTGGTTGTCCCGGGGTAAGGGTGTAGGACGGTGTGTAGGCAAATCCGCACACCACATAGTCTGAGACCTGATGCCGAGCCGATTGTGGCGAAGTGGATGATCCTATGCTGTCGAGAAAAGCCTCTAGCGAGTTTCATGGCGGCCCGTACCCTAAACCGACTCAGGTGGTCAGGTAGAGAATACCGAGGCGTTCGGGTGAACTATGGTTAAGGAACTCGGCAAAATGCCCCCGTAACTTCGGGAGAAGGGGGGCCACGCTTGGTGAGAGGACTTGCTCCTCGAGCTGGGGGTGGCCGCAGAGACCAGCGAGAAGCGACTGTTTACTAAAAACACAGGTCCGTGCGAAGCCGTAAGGCGATGTATACGGACTGACGCCTGCCCGGTGCTGGAACGTTAAGGGGACCGGTTAGTCACTCTTCGGGGTGGCGAAGCTGAGAACTTAAGCGCCAGTAAACGGCGGTGGTAACTATAACCATCCTAAGGTAGCGAAATTCCTTGTCGGGTAAGTTCCGACCTGCACGAATGGCGTAACGACTTCTCGACTGTCTCAACCATAGGCCCGGTGAAATTGCACTACGAGTAAAGATGCTCGTTTCGCGCAGCAGGACGGAAAGACCCCGGGACCTTTACTACAGTTTGATATTGGTGTTCGGTTCGGCTTGTGTAGGATAGCTGGGAGACTGTGAAGCTTGGACGCCAGTTCAGGTGGAGTCGTCGTTGAAATACCAGTCTGGTCGTGCTGGATGTCTAACCTGGGTCCGTGATCCGGATCAGGGACAGTGTCTGATGGGTAGTTTAACTGGGGCGGTTGCCTCCTAAAGAGTAACGGAGGCGCCCAAAGGTTCCCTCAGCCTGGTTGGCAATCAGGTGTTGAGTGTAAGTGCACAAGGGAGCTTGACTGTGAGACCGACGGGTCGAGCAGGGACGAAAGTCGGGACTAGTGATCCGGCGGTGGCTTGTGGAAGCGCCGTCGCTCAACGGATAAAAGGTACCCCGGGGATAACAGGCTGATCTTCCCCAAGAGTCCATATCGACGGGATGGTTTGGCACCTCGATGTCGGCTCGTCGCATCCTGGGGCTGGAGTCGGTCCCAAGGGTTGGGCTGTTCGCCCATTAAAGCGGTACGCGAGCTGGGTTTAGAACGTCGTGAGACAGTTCGGTCCCTATCCGCTGCGCGCGCAGGAATATTGAGAAGGGCTGTCCCTAGTACGAGAGGACCGGGACGGACGAACCTCTGGTGTGCCAGTTGTTCTGCCAAGGGCATGGCTGGTTGGCTACGTTCGGGAGGGATAACCGCTGAAAGCATCTAAGCGGGAAGCCTGCTTCGAGATGAGTATTCCCACCCACTTGATGGGGTAAGGCTCCCAGTAGACGACTGGGTTGATAGGCCGGATGTGGAAGCCCAGTAATGGGTGAAGCTGACTGGTACTAATAGGCCGAGGGCTTGTCCTCAGTTGCTCGCGTCCACTGTGTTGGTTCTGAAACCACGAACAGCCCCATGCCATGGTCACGGTGTGGTGCGGCTGAACAGTTTCATAGTGTTTCGGTGGTCATAGCGTGAGGGAAACGCCCGGTTACATTCCGAACCCGGAAGCTAAGCCTTACAGCGCCGATGGTACTGCAGGGGGGACCCTGTGGGAGAGTAGGACACCGCCGAACAATCATTGCGAAAACCCCCGTGCCATTCGGCACGGGGGTTTTCTGCGTTCAGGGCCGAAAAGGAATTTCCGAGTCGGAGCCCAGGCACTACTGTGCTTTGCATGTACACGTATACGGTTCGGGTGGTGCGGCCGGAAGAGTGGGCCTCGGTCAAGGCGTTGCGGCTGCTCGCGCTCGAGGATCCGGCGGCGCCGCTCGCTTTTCTGGAGACCTATGAGGCGGCTGCGGCCCGACCGGACTCCGTCTGGCAGGAGCGGGCCGCCGGAGCGGCCGAAGGGTCTGTCCGAGCGCGGCAGTACGTCGCCGAGGCGGAGGACGGGCAGTGGGCGGGATCGGTCACCGTGCTCGTGGAGGAGGCGGGCACCGTCGACTGGGCCGGCGAGCCCGTCGAACGACGACAGGGGCATGTCGTCGGCGTCTTCGTGCGGAAGGAGTGGCGGGGAAGCGGGATGACGCGGGCGCTTCTCGACGCTGCCTCGAACTGGGCCTGGGAGCTGGGGTTGGAGCGGGTGCGGCTCCTGGTGCACGAGCGGAACCTGAGGGCGCAAGGGGCCTACCGCAAGGCGGGGTTCACGCCGACCGGGCGGACCGTGTCGTTGGGCGAGGAGTCAGAGGACAACGAGTACGAGTACGCCCTCGAGCGTCCCGGGGCGTCAGACCGGTAGTTCGTGGTGCGGCCAGCGGGCCCGGCCCTGTTCGCGGGAGCGGAGCAGGGCCAGAGTGGGCAGGCCCCGGCCTGTTCCGGCGGCCAGGAGATCCGGAAGCTGGGGGATCGGAGCCACGGCCGCCACATCGTCGAGGACGAGCGTCAGTGGTGGGTCGAGGCGACCGGAGGATGACCGTTCGGCCATGCGCCGGCCGCGCTCGACCACGCTGGAGACGAGAGCCGTCAGGAGCGGCATCGCACCGGGACTGCTCCTGGGGTCCTCGAGAGATTCACCGAGCACATAAAGAGTGCCCCCTTCGTCCACGAAGGAATCCAAGGCGAGGGCATCAGTTCGGTTGGGAGTGCACGCCTCGCGGATGTTCACCGTGGAGAGAGCGGAGAGCGTACGGGCCGTCAGTTCCTGCGCGATGTCCCGCCGTTCGGGGTGGGCGGTCAGGGCGGCTTCGAGCTCGCCGGCCGCACCCGGGGCGGCCTTGGGGTTCGTGCGCAGGGCGCGGACCGCTTCCTGGACGCCGGTGCCCTGGGACCAGCGGTGGACGTGGCGGACCGTGCGGCCGTCGATGGCCGCGGCGTGGAGATAGCTGCGGAGCAGGGTCTCGGCGGTCTCGGCCACCGCCTGGTCCAGGCGTGCCGTGGGGCGCACGGGCGTGAGGAGCGCCGCCGCGCGAGTGGCCGCGGTCGGTCTGTCCTCGCAGCCGGCGATGGGGGACCAGTGGAGGCGGGCCGGGGTGTCGCAGCGGTGCGCCGGGTCGTAGAGGTGGACCGGCCCCAGCTTGGCTCGGCCGTCCTTGGTGTCCTGCCAGAGGGCGGGGTCGGAAGTGAGGACGAGGGCCGGGCCCTCGGCGTCCCGGACGGCTTGGGAGGCGAGGGCGTACCGGGCCGCGGGGGGCGCGTAGTGGACCGTACTGCCGTCGGCGCGGGAGCTCTCCCACCCGTGGGCGGGCGCGAGGACGGCCTCGGGCTGCCGCGTCCCGGCCGGCGATGACGGGTGCGACGAGGAGGACGGCTGCGACGGGGGTAGGGAGGACGGGGATGCCGCCACGGGCTGCCGGTCCGGCGGGGTGGCCGACGCGACGGTTGGCGCGAGGCGTTGCGTGTGCGGGGTCGGCTCGGCTCGGGCGCCCGGGTCCGTCTCCGCCGGCGTCGCCTCGGCCCGTGGGGTGGGCACCTCGTGGTGCGGAGGCTGCGGGGCGGGCCCGGGGGCCGTCCGGTCCGCCCTTCGATGTGCGCGTACCGCCCGCCAGCGGGCCAGCGTGCCCATCACGAACACCGTGAGCACGAGCAGGATCATCAACTGGCCGATGAGCAGGCCCCAGAAGAGGCCGTAGCCGGAGAACTGCGTGGCGTCCGCGTCGGGCCACGCGCCGGGGACGTCGTGGGGCGCGGAGATGAGGTGGCGCATGGCCAGGGGGGTGCGCGTGAAGGTGACCCCGGACGGCCAGGAACCGTGGGCGAGGAGGGCCGACAGTCCGGTGGCCGTCCAGACGAGGAGCGTCATGCCGAGCAGGAAGGCCAGTATGCCGACGAGCAGGCCGTCGGGGATGCCTCCCGGCCCGGGGCCCGGGCCGGAGCCGTGGCTGTCGTGGCGATGCCCGTCACCCGGTCTCATGACCACCCCGCCCTCTACGCCACGGTCGACTCGGACGAGCCGTCCAGGTCGGCGATGTGCTGTTCCATGAAGGCCGCCGCCCGTCGTTCCTGTTCCAGCTCGGCGGCGAGCAGCGCGTCGTCGTCGGCCATGCGGTCGGCGGAGGACTCCGTCATCGCGCGGTCGGTGAAGACCAGCGGGCGTTCCGTCTCGGTGACCAGGTGTTTGACGACCTGGACGTTGCCGTTGACGTCCCACACGGCGATGCCCGGGGTGAGGGTCGGGATGATCTCCACGGCCCAGCGTGGCAGGCCCAGGACGCGGCCGGTCGCTCTCGCCTCGTCCGTCTTCTGGGCGTAGATCGTCCTGGTGGAGGCCATCTTCAGGATGGCTGCGGCCTCCTTCGCCGCCGCGCCGTCCACCACGTCGGAGAGGTGGTGGACGACGGCCACGAAGGACAGGCCGAGACGCCGGCCGAACTTCAGCAGCCGTTGGAAGAGCTGGGCCACGAACGGGCTGCTGATGATGTGCCAGGCCTCCTCGACCAGGAAGATGCGCTTCTTCCGGTCCGGGCGGATCCAGGTGTGCTCCAGCCAGACCCCGACGATCGCCATCAGGATCGGCATGGCGATCGAGTTGCGGTCGATGTGGGACAGGTCGAACACGATCAGCGGGGCGTCCAGGTCGATGCCGACCGTCGTCGGGCCGTCGAACATGCCGCGCAGGTCGCCGTCGACCAGGCGGTCCAGGACCAGGGCGACGTCCAGGCCCCAGGCCCGCACGTCGTCTATGGCGACGTTCATCGCCTCCGCCGACTCCGGTTCGGGGTGGCGCAGTTGCTCGACGATGTCGGTGAGGACCGGCTGGCGGTCGACGATCGTCTCGTTGACGTAGGCGTGGGCGACCTTGAGCGCGAAGCCGGAACGCTCGTCGAGACCGTGGCCCATCGCCACCTCGATGATCGTGCGCAGCAGCGCGAGCTGGCCCGTCGTGGTGATCGACGGGTCCAGGGGGTTGAGGCGGATGCCGTGGTCGAGGGCGGCCATCGGGTCCAGACGGATGGGGGTTATTCCCAGCGCCTGCGCGATGAGGTTCCATTCGCCGACGCCGTCCTCGCCCTGCGCGTCCAGGACGACGACCTGTCGGTCTCGGAAGCGGAGCTGGCGCAGGACGTAGGTCTTCTCCAGGGCCGACTTGCCGTTGCCGGACTCGCCGAGGACGAGCCAGTGCGGGGCGGGCAGCTGCTGGCCGTACAGCTGGAAGGGGTCGTAGATGTAGCCCTTCCCGGAGTAGACCTCGCGGCCGATGATGACGCCGGAGTCGCCGAGGCCGGGCGCCGCCGTGGGGAGATAGACCGCCTGGGCCTGGCCGGTGGAGGTGCGGACCGGAAGGCGGGTCGTCTCCACCTTGCCGAACAGGAAGGACGTGAAGGCGTCGGTGAGGACGGACATCGGGTCCCGCATGTGAAGCCCCTACCTTCGGATTCCGGTGGCGAACGGGAGGGTGTTCACGAACGCACGGTGGTGCTCCCGGTCGCACCACTCCAGCTTCAGGTACGACTTGCCGGCCGACGCCCTGATCGTCCGCTTGTCGCGGGCGAGGGCCTCGGGGTTGCGGGAGGAGACCGTGATGTAGCCGACCAGGTTCACGCCGGCCGCGCCGGACGCCAGGTCCTCGCCGCGCTGGTCGAGACGGGAGTGGGCGGCGACGTCGCGCGGGTCGACGGTCCGGTTCATCTTGGCGGCGCGGCTGGCCTCCGCCTCGTCGTTCGTCTTCTCCGTGAGCATGCGCTCGATGGCGACCTCGGTGGGTTCGAGGTCCATCGTGACGGCGACCGTGCGGATGACGTCCGGGGTGTGGACCAGCAGGGGGGCCAGGAAGTTGACGCCGACCGGGGTCATCGGCCACTCCTTCACCCAGGCCGTGGCGTGGCACCAGGGGGCGCGGGTGGACGACTCGCGGGTCTTGGCCTGGAGGTACGTCGGCTCCATGGCGTCCAGCTCGGCCGGCCAGGCGTTGCGCCTGGTCATCGCCTGGATGTGGTCGATGGGGTGGTCCGGGTCGTACATGGAGTGGACGAGGGAGGACAGCCGGCCCTGGCCCAGCGGCTGGCGGACGCGGATGTCCGCCTCCTGCAGGCGTGAGCAGATGTCCGTCAGCTCGCGGGCCATGACGACGGCGAGGCCGGCGTCGCGGTCCAGTTTGCGGCCCGACCGGGGGTGGGCGGCGCGAGCCATCGCGTGTGCCTCGGCGGCCAGTTCGCGGGTGTAGTGCATGCAGGCGACGAGGTAGGCGCGGTGCTGCTCGCTGCTGGTGGACACCATGGACTGGAGCTGGTCGTAGGAGCGGGCCAGCCAGTCGGGGGACTTCTCGTCCCCGCGGACGGCGACGTCCTTGGCGTGGGCGTCGGGGTCGGCGGGGAGGGTGCGGGCGAGTATCTGCAGCCGGGTGACGAAGCCGTCGCCGTTGGCCACGTGCTTGAGGAGGGTGCCGAAGCGGTCGACGAGGGCTTCCTGGTCCTCGCTGTCGCGCAGGCCGACGCCCGGGCCCTCGATCTCGATGGCGGCGGTCACCGTGCGCCGGTCCGCGTGCAGGAGGACGGCGATCTCGTCGGGACCGAAGGGGGCGGCCAGCCAGCTGATGCGGCCGATGCCCGGCGGGGGGCCGACCTCGACCTCCTGGCCGTCCAGGCGGGTGCCGGCCTCCGAGGCCGTCGAGCGGTACGTGGTGCCCCGGCGGAGGGTGCGCTTGTAGCTGCGGTTGATCTCGAACCACTTGTAGAACGTGCGGTGCTTGTACGGCACGTACACCGCGGCCAGCGCGAGCATGGGGAAGCCGCTCAGCAGGACGATGCGCAGGGCGAGGACGGGGACGAGGAGGCCGCACATCATGCCGAGGAACGCGCCGATGACGATGAGCGCGATCTCGCCGGACTCGCGGTTGCGGCCGACGATCGCGTTCGGCCGGGCGCGGCCGATCAGATATGTACGGCGGGGCGTGATCGCGTGGGACACGTGGGAATCGGTCGTCAACGCCCTTCACCTCCCGTGCGGTTGTTGCTGCTGTTTCGGGTGTTTCCGGCGTGCGGGGTGTTGACGGGGCTGCTCGCGCGGGGTGCGGG includes:
- a CDS encoding GNAT family N-acetyltransferase — its product is MYTYTVRVVRPEEWASVKALRLLALEDPAAPLAFLETYEAAAARPDSVWQERAAGAAEGSVRARQYVAEAEDGQWAGSVTVLVEEAGTVDWAGEPVERRQGHVVGVFVRKEWRGSGMTRALLDAASNWAWELGLERVRLLVHERNLRAQGAYRKAGFTPTGRTVSLGEESEDNEYEYALERPGASDR
- a CDS encoding type IV secretory system conjugative DNA transfer family protein, whose product is MRPGDGHRHDSHGSGPGPGPGGIPDGLLVGILAFLLGMTLLVWTATGLSALLAHGSWPSGVTFTRTPLAMRHLISAPHDVPGAWPDADATQFSGYGLFWGLLIGQLMILLVLTVFVMGTLARWRAVRAHRRADRTAPGPAPQPPHHEVPTPRAEATPAETDPGARAEPTPHTQRLAPTVASATPPDRQPVAASPSSLPPSQPSSSSHPSSPAGTRQPEAVLAPAHGWESSRADGSTVHYAPPAARYALASQAVRDAEGPALVLTSDPALWQDTKDGRAKLGPVHLYDPAHRCDTPARLHWSPIAGCEDRPTAATRAAALLTPVRPTARLDQAVAETAETLLRSYLHAAAIDGRTVRHVHRWSQGTGVQEAVRALRTNPKAAPGAAGELEAALTAHPERRDIAQELTARTLSALSTVNIREACTPNRTDALALDSFVDEGGTLYVLGESLEDPRSSPGAMPLLTALVSSVVERGRRMAERSSSGRLDPPLTLVLDDVAAVAPIPQLPDLLAAGTGRGLPTLALLRSREQGRARWPHHELPV
- a CDS encoding ATP-binding protein, with the protein product MRDPMSVLTDAFTSFLFGKVETTRLPVRTSTGQAQAVYLPTAAPGLGDSGVIIGREVYSGKGYIYDPFQLYGQQLPAPHWLVLGESGNGKSALEKTYVLRQLRFRDRQVVVLDAQGEDGVGEWNLIAQALGITPIRLDPMAALDHGIRLNPLDPSITTTGQLALLRTIIEVAMGHGLDERSGFALKVAHAYVNETIVDRQPVLTDIVEQLRHPEPESAEAMNVAIDDVRAWGLDVALVLDRLVDGDLRGMFDGPTTVGIDLDAPLIVFDLSHIDRNSIAMPILMAIVGVWLEHTWIRPDRKKRIFLVEEAWHIISSPFVAQLFQRLLKFGRRLGLSFVAVVHHLSDVVDGAAAKEAAAILKMASTRTIYAQKTDEARATGRVLGLPRWAVEIIPTLTPGIAVWDVNGNVQVVKHLVTETERPLVFTDRAMTESSADRMADDDALLAAELEQERRAAAFMEQHIADLDGSSESTVA
- a CDS encoding SCO6880 family protein, with product MTTDSHVSHAITPRRTYLIGRARPNAIVGRNRESGEIALIVIGAFLGMMCGLLVPVLALRIVLLSGFPMLALAAVYVPYKHRTFYKWFEINRSYKRTLRRGTTYRSTASEAGTRLDGQEVEVGPPPGIGRISWLAAPFGPDEIAVLLHADRRTVTAAIEIEGPGVGLRDSEDQEALVDRFGTLLKHVANGDGFVTRLQILARTLPADPDAHAKDVAVRGDEKSPDWLARSYDQLQSMVSTSSEQHRAYLVACMHYTRELAAEAHAMARAAHPRSGRKLDRDAGLAVVMARELTDICSRLQEADIRVRQPLGQGRLSSLVHSMYDPDHPIDHIQAMTRRNAWPAELDAMEPTYLQAKTRESSTRAPWCHATAWVKEWPMTPVGVNFLAPLLVHTPDVIRTVAVTMDLEPTEVAIERMLTEKTNDEAEASRAAKMNRTVDPRDVAAHSRLDQRGEDLASGAAGVNLVGYITVSSRNPEALARDKRTIRASAGKSYLKLEWCDREHHRAFVNTLPFATGIRR